The region CATAAGCCCCATCAATATTGAAGTCTCCAAGGAAGACTCTCACTTGGTTTTTGAGTAGAATGCAatgtagactttcgaaaagtccttcgtaacattttcttctggggttatcgtgaggtcgacttgcgGCAAGTCTAAATGCAATGGATCACAATTGATTGTTTATTGATGCGTTATTCGTAGTAAAACGGAATTGCTGATGGCTTGCAATCCTGTGGCTAAATTACCGGTGACATTCGTACGGCATATTGTActgggaatttcaaatttaaagtGAAGACATTTCTTTTCAGCAAATCATGATTTCACAGTACTGACTTTAATTTTTTGGTTTCACATGTAATTTTTTCtgcttaattctatgatatatattctttttcttttagttgtATGATAAAGTATTTTAGTTGTATAATATGTATTTGGTTGTCTGCTTTTACATGGGGTCTGGTAACTCTTTTGCAGACTCTCCTTATGGCATCTTTTTCtctctttattatttttattatacctatatatatatatagagagagagaggatattacatggccgcgcggggatacaaattttatcttcgatTGCTGAAAGTATCCCTCatgagtgagcgaagcgaacgagtgagagatactttcagcacgagatgaaaaaaatgatgaaaaagtgttcatCAACCACTAAAAcatgcatgttgtgtaacatgaaacaagatatgaaagttatgaaaaacaaatcatgataatgtaaaatttgcaataaaaatgttaatgtagtagagaagaattatattaaagcacaaaagtatcgttcaatgaagaggaagcttgcgttttattggctaatcgtgttcgttaacatgacgacagctatatcctcacaagtgaaagataaaaatgatacgttcactgagcgcggtgaagatatgattttttagtaaaaggagaaatcctggtatttcatcagtatgtatataataaatacatatatatatatagagagagagagagagagagaagagtgGACTACTTTTTCATTGCAAATCGACAAGCTTGTTTCGTAGGAGCATGGCGctcccactcttcaggatcttatgattctatttacataaacgtggtatttatgcgttcattttttcatcacacTTGCTTACACATTGTTTGGTTCTTAATTACATGTTATTTAGTAAAAACTTACTTGCATGCCGGCAGCTGCTAAATAACTCTGACCTTTTGTTAAGTGTGGCGAGCTCCGggtggcaaattatgtaatatttctcAAGTGTGCACAAGTTACATCTTTTAGTAGTGTTACAATACGCACGCGCTGCCTAGAATTTTCCAAGTGATCTTATActctgtttttgctttctttaaggacgttcgcgccaattgtttctgcgcatccttactgcgcacgcaaatgcacacgccacgtcatacacgagcgcgcgcgtaaagtactaaaataagaaatgatagggcaaaaggccattgctatagctttgccttgatttaacggtcttggacgttcggtgacccctatttttctttccagaaacggattttatttacaattatctccaagttgtccaaaaatgaacaaaaagtcaatgtgggaagttaaaaaaatttcaagatttttgctcacgggacatcgaatcctgccatcttgcggctgcaaggcgcatgaaactgtggtcgctaaatgcgaacttgatctttaaggaacctcaccagttgactaaattcacttaataagtccacttaaacaatatttggcagagaagatttcacttcaaagatttaattgcaatatatttgtgtttacagacactggccttattcgctaacgaagcccgattttgtcacattttgggtgtttttccgggcatgttctctccaaaacgaagtcggtgaccccccattttttttacatttctgacataactaactcatcatcttacagtggtaaaagttttaggaaaaaatcaatgttgaaaaattttcgcgcgaacgtccttaagtgccATATTTTTCTGTCGTAAAAGATTGCTTGTGGTTGGCGAACCTCGCCCTAAAGTCTGTGTCAGTGAGCCCTACATAGTGCTCAGTCCCCTTGCTACAAggcagttacaacaaatttgaattcaaatactaagagtaacggaaaaataacggaagtgactctaaataataaactgaaatctaatacgtttcttcgcggatattaagaccgttgggatcaattgtcctgccttttgaaattaaaaaagcttcccggGCCTTACGAATccagtctctgttagaaaatattttttcgagaGCAAATGTTCttcgactgtagtaggtttggatttggtctTAGCGTTATTTGTTAGCGTTAGCGTTCCTACTCCTAGACACATCAACTGGCCTGAAATCTCGGCCGACATATACGACTTTGCTCGACGCATGCGACTAACAGAGTACTTCTTTGACGAGAACAACACCACTAACGTGAACAAACGAGACAACCCTTTTCATAAGGGTATTCATGAAAGTACTTAGAACCCTCCCACTAACAGAGAACAGGTCCTAGATACATTTTTAGACGCTGTTAAACTTGACATCACTACGTGTAAACCTAAACCTATTCGTGACAATCTTACCACCTCAGAACGACAGTCAATAAGCCAACTTAAACAACGACAAGACATTGTAATAAAACCAGAAGACAAGGGTTccactaccttcaaatccatggcacagctatgggcactAAAATGGCCCCCTCATTTGCTAACCTCTTTCTTGGccttttcgaaaaaaaatgctctaaggaACGCCCCATTTCAACCccatacttggttgagatacatcgatgacatttttatgatctggactgaaagtccggagaaccttaaaattttcatcgtcTCAACAGcattcaccctaccataaaATTCACCAGCTCATACTTTCCCAACAATgcgttcctttccttgacgttaacgtctcactaactagtgacggaaGCATAAATACAGACGTATACACGAAACCTATGGACAAACACCAGTATTTGCTTTATTCttcttgtcatcctctacacacaaaaaagccattcctttcagcctagcactccgccgCTCACGATGAACTTtttctaccgacgaaacgttaAGATTCACACCACTGAACTtacgacataccttctgaaactaGGTTACAAACGAGACTTTGTTACTAAAGAAATACAACGCGCCGCAGACATTCCCCACATACATAcacggcaggtattttttgcaggttgcaggatgaaatttaattataactggatatacttaccgtgactgttacattatttatttattattatttttattttattaactttgccagtcaagctggcagagcgccacaacagcttgcgccaattactgtggcccctttttttaccctcccaaccatgatacacaacagaagacagaccacaacaccgggaactacgtgccctactcttagcgacaagtgtgtgggttcttttacgtcccacaggattattaacattgaagggttgtgagacgggacctccggcttatcgtccttatccgagaagacttgaaagtctaaccatttgcagatgtagtttcaaaggcagcactttctcctcagttattttaaaaccctgagtgttggtcccggccggagttgaactcgcgacctcccgcgtgacagcccggtgctcaaccaactgagccacagtCACGGTAagtataattaaatttcaacctgcaacctgcaaaaaatacctgccgatACATACACTTcaagtaaacaaataaacaaacccGAACGCATACttttcataacgacctataatccatcaattccttccatcttcaacgtaataaaaaaacactatgtacaatctacttctttcctctgaccgctgcaaaaatgctatcctacatctacatgttatggctttcaggcgctcccctaaccttcgagacctgctggtaacagctaaactgtcccctaatgtaactcattctaatttcgcgcttccttccggttcttttcgctgtggcaaaaactgcgctacctgtccttacattttccatgcaCTAACCAATTTAacattcttctctactggcgaaacacgcTGCATTAattcccacataacttgcgaaactaaaaaccttatctacaagATTCAATGtgacagatgccatctacagtacataggagaaactaaacgacgtttaaaagaccgttttaatgaacacggCCGCACTTAAggtaacgctaacaccaaatccaaacctcagactacagtcgcagaacatttcctctcctctccccacaacatctctaaggacatgtaattaattcctatcgaaaaaatattttctaacagagactcgatccgtaaggccagggaagcttttttaatttcaaaaggcaggacaattgatcccaacggtcttaatatccgcgaagaaacgtattagatttcagtttattatttagagtcacttccgttatttttccgttactcttagtatttgaattcaaatttgttgtaaatgccttgttttctcacatttttttccagtattacttCAACATCCaattactatatatatatgtacatagaagcaatccaatgtaaactctcattgtacctgaagaaggctgctttggccagccgaaatatagtacaccactaaaatcaaagctacgttgtatcggctgtTGTACAATAATCAAGTCACAAGTTATGAAGACAAAATAGCAATAATCACGAAAACCGAATAATACAGGAAGAACATATCAATCTGAACTCTGAAGGCCGTTTTCGCGCCAAAAATCATTTGTACACTCTCCCCAGACCTCTTCCTCTACCCAATTTCAAGATGGCAGAGGCCATCCGCCCACTCTAAGCGAGAGCAAATTGACtgcaaattattcttttttaatcaatttgAGATTTGTTTTTAGAAGTTTTAACATGAAatttcagtattttaaaatgGTTGATACGACTGACCATTTACTGTGGGCGTTGCGCTGTATCGTACgatccaaaatggcgtccaaGCCTTATTGGAGTACCTGTAGTTGACTATCCAAATTGCAGTGaatcaagttttttttctgCCTAGATGCTATTTTCAACTTTTGAGATAAGGTTTTGAATAAAGGCGGTTTTGCTTAACAACCTCTATCTAGACAATATCGTTCTAGCGTAGacgaaagttaaaaaaattataaccgTTGAATGCTCACCCAGAATCTTCGTCAATTTTTTAACCATAAATTTATGCTAAGGACGCGTATCTGTTCCCGACAATTGTCAAACTCTTGCCTATTCAGCAAGTAGATGGAAAGGTCAGTATGGCGTCTCGTGTTgccttgtttttcaaaatcgggAGGACTTACTTATGAGGAGTCTGTGAAGGGGGCGATTGATTCACTTTGACCAGAATCATCTTCAGTATCTGAGATGTTACCCTCAAGTCAGAGAACAGCGATCCTAAGTCTAAACACTAAATTGTCTATGAAAGCCAGCAACCGAGAACCTGGGAATGTTTATCAACAAGTTATCTCAGTAGTCAAAGTATTTCAGTCACAGGTTCTTTATGATAGTGTATGAGAAACAgcgaaaatttcattttatttcgttttgaGAGGGCATTTAAACAACGTGCTTGATATTTAATGGTTCAGTGACGCAAGGTCTTAACCTCAATTATCTTGATGGTTTGTTTACGAATTTGTGAAGTCTCAACAACACGCACTGTTGCCAATTTAATAGCCCCAAGCGATGTTGGCCTTTTGTTTAAATTAGAGGCACTTACCTTATTATAAACACAATATAACAgtaagaaaaacaacaatttattcAGCTCAATagcttctttctgtttttttcttttttaatcctTCACTGATGGGCAACTGTgaatttcttttaaataatcTCAATGCGTATTTTAGGTTAGAAAAGATGCCATTGAAGCTGTCAAAATTAGTAAGGGCGATGTAAACGATGACCTTGATGTTCAAGGAGAGTATTTACTCCAGTTTGGTCGATATAGAGGTCAATCCTTCAGGTGGATGCTTGAAAATGCTCTTGGATATGCAGGATGGTTTGTAGACAATATCAGAAATGAAAAGGTGTCCCAgtcagccataagtcaaaacaAAGGAGCATTGAAGAAATATGTGGAGTCTTTTGAAGAGGGTCGGAAAGTAGTGgcaataaaaaagaaacaaagagagGAGAAAGAAGCTAAAATTAAGGAAGCAACTCAGAATTTTATCCCAAGGCCAGCTGTCTCTCCACTTGCAACCGCAGTCTTATCTGGACGTGTTAGTCCAGAGAAATTTGTGGCTCGTGTATGCTCGCCTGGAGCTGCCGAAATGTTTAAACCCACAATTCCACCGCGAACTAGGTGTAAGAAAGCTGTTTCTGTGACACCAGCACCAGAAACAAGTACTTCCACAGAAAGCAGTACAGTTACTGAAGATGATGAAGAGCTTTTGGGAATCACTGAAGAATTTGAGAAGACCTTAGGtgagtaaacaaaaaaaaacctgcagaccttgttttaaatttttataacATTTGTGTATGTTTATGACAACAGATCCTGTTGAATGTGAATCAAAACAAGAACCAACAACTTCAATGGCACTCTTAGTCAATGTTATAGATGcaggtaaaaaatgtttgcgTTACATACATTTTATTCTTTTGGTGACATTTTTATAACTTCTATTTGCATCATTTGTAGAAAACCCCCCTCTTCCAGAGGGCTGGAAAAGGACATTGCCCAAATCAGACAAACTTTGGGTCTCTCAGGCTCTATTTACAACCAGTAAGAATGGAAAAGCAAGACTTGACTGGGACAGGTATAATAACCGTATTGtttgtcaagtgaagctatgatcctagTAAttgtgaatgcaattttagcaattgcatattGAGAagctgatgttgggagctggtcatttgtgtgtTCATATGATCCTGAgatcaatgaatgaaatgataaatgaaatgataaatgaaatgaatcatatattgcaTGAACTGCAGAtacgaaatcaagtgaagctctgATCATAGCTTCACCTGATTTTGTATCCAcagttcaatgtatgattcatttcgtcTACCATTTCATTGCATATTGTTTgtgttgtatgtatgtatgtacttttATAAGCTGTGTGTGGTGCAGTCCTGTTTGGAATTTTTTACAGAGTTGACAAGTTATGGTGGTACGCTCCTCAGCCACTTCTCATCACTTCTCAGCCACCTAGGTCAGATCTACACTTTGCCCAACGACTCCTGCTTTGGATGCCAAGGAAACTATGGAGGGTAACCCTGTACTGTCCCCATCCAGAATGTGACAAGCAATCTCTGACCAGTGCTGGAATTTATAACACTGTCCGACAAGTGGTAGACATTGATTCCAACTACAACCTTGCTGCAGAATACTTGGAATGTAAGAACTGTAAGAGAAAGATCATCAGCTGGAGTCCTGGAATAACCAAACAACTAGATATGGGACATCAACTTCAATTTCCAGTACTGCTGACCTACCAATATGCTTGTGACATCAGAGTGATTAGGCTATTGAGACAGAGAGGTCTCGGAAATAGCTC is a window of Montipora capricornis isolate CH-2021 chromosome 13, ASM3666992v2, whole genome shotgun sequence DNA encoding:
- the LOC138029117 gene encoding uncharacterized protein, which gives rise to MARMPRFSRLTNGELFMLGYTREADEVFKKNSAKNEPQIMSKAPEEVRKDAIEAVKISKGDVNDDLDVQGEYLLQFGRYRGQSFRWMLENALGYAGWFVDNIRNEKVSQSAISQNKGALKKYVESFEEGRKVVAIKKKQREEKEAKIKEATQNFIPRPAVSPLATAVLSGRVSPEKFVARVCSPGAAEMFKPTIPPRTRCKKAVSVTPAPETSTSTESSTVTEDDEELLGITEEFEKTLDPVECESKQEPTTSMALLVNVIDAENPPLPEGWKRTLPKSDKLWVSQALFTTSKNGKARLDWDRVDKLWWYAPQPLLITSQPPRSDLHFAQRLLLWMPRKLWRVTLYCPHPECDKQSLTSAGIYNTVRQVVDIDSNYNLAAEYLECKNCKRKIISWSPGITKQLDMGHQLQFPVLLTYQYACDIRVIRLLRQRGLGNSSTQLQKKLTEEHSEKYLQQSAQYLTECKYFSQASRVGLKSSTKFHEPPPFRPVPKYKWLLTVHAQDILTRMDFIKSSTTSTFGRILKMDSTKKIVRKPI